From one Humulus lupulus chromosome 8, drHumLupu1.1, whole genome shotgun sequence genomic stretch:
- the LOC133793437 gene encoding uncharacterized protein LOC133793437 isoform X4, whose translation MELQVFESIDIDPIASREASEYVLGGNNEGRMGFGAAGTSQDHHDDGGGQSRRVDCENGLILGAERNDSSSVVGFNLIPPSVRIP comes from the exons ATGGAACTGCAAGTTTTTGAATCAATTGATATAGATCCAATTGCAAGTCGTGAGGCTTCTGAGTATG TTTTAGGTGGAAACAATGAAGGTAGAATGGGTTTTGGAGCTGCTGGTACTTCACAAGATCATCACGATGATGGTGGTGGCCAGAGCCGAAGGGTTGATTGTGAAAATGGTCTCATTTTGGGGGCCGAGAGAAATGATTCTAGCTCTGTTGTTGGCTTTAACTTGATCCCTCCATCTG ttagaatcccgtga